The Flammeovirga yaeyamensis genome segment TATCAGTATTATCTAAAAGAATTGGAGGGATTTTACTAATTCCCAATTTCATGTAGATATTGTCTCCTTTTTTTACTTTGATATCTCCATTGTGTTCCAATTCTGTTAGGATATCAAATAGTTGAGTACCAATAAATGCTGATATGATGGCAGGAGGAGCTTCATTTGCACCTAAACGGTAATCGTTACTTGCTGAGGCAATAGAAGCTCTCAACAGATCAGAATGATCATAAACAGCCTTTAAGATATTGATAAAGAATGTAATGAATATCAAATTCTCTTTCGCTTTAGTAGAAGGCTGAAGAAGATTTTTTCCTTTATCAGTGATCAAAGACCAGTTGTTATGTTTACCGCTACCATTCATTCCTTGGAATGGCTTTTCGTGAAACAACACTCTAAAATTATGTCTTGATGATACCTTTTTCATTAGGTCCATCAATAAAACATTATGATCATTGGCTACGTTGACTTCTTCAAAAATAGGAGCAACTTCAAACTGACTTGGAGCTACCTCATTGTGACGAGTTTTAATTGGAATTCCTAGCTTATAGGCTTCAATTTCCAATTCCTGAAGGAAACGAGTGACTCTCGAAGGAATAGAACCAAAATAATGGTCGTCTAATTGTTGGCCTTTAGGAGGAGTTCTACCAAATAGTGTACGGCCAGTTAATAATATATCCGGACGTGCATCGGCAAGAGCCCTATCGATTAAGAAAAATTCTTGCTCGCACCCCAGAGAGGCTTGCACTTTTTCAATACTGCGATCAAAAATCTGACAAACTGAAGTAGCCGCTTTATCAACCCTTTCAAGTGCTTTTAATAATGGAGCCTTATTGTCTAAAGATTCTCCAGTATAGGATACAAAAACTGTCGGGATACATAAAGTTTTTCCATCTCCGCTTTCGATTATGAAGGCAGGAGAAGTAGGGTCCCAAGCAGTATATCCTCTTGCTTCAAAAGTTTGTCTTAATCCACCACTTGGGAAAGAAGAGGCGTCCGGTTCTTGACGCACCAAAGCACTTCCTTTAAATCTTTCGATAGCATGACCATCTTTGTGTAATTCAAAGAAGGCATCATGCTTTTCTGCAGTTGAGCCAGTAAGTGGTTGAAACCAGTGAGTATAGTGAGTTACCCCTTTAGATAGTGCCCAGGCCTTCAAAGAGGTGGCCACAGCGTCGGCAACGTTCTCATCTATTTGCTCACTTTTATGTATAGCATTTTGTAATTTATTATATATATCCGATGAAAGTTGTTCTTGCATTACGGCCATACTAAAAGTATTCTCGCCATAATAGTCAGAAACTTTATCACTTGGAGGAGTAATTTTTACAGGTTTTCTTTCTTCAACCAAGCGTAATGCATCAAATCGTTGTCTAGCCATTCTGTAGATGCTTAAGTTATTTATTACGTTATTTTTTGAGAGATAAAAATACACTTTATTTCTATCCTAATAAAATATTTTTCATAGAAGTGATTATTAGATAGTAATAAAAATAACATAGAATGCTTTATTATAAATATTATAATAAATCGCCTTATAAAAGTAGACTTGGTATGTAATTTGATTAAATCACAGTTATACTCAATAATTTGATTAAACCCGCGTTGTTTAAGAAATGAATTATTGTTGTTTGTTTTTACAGAAAAGGGTAGCATACAACATGCTAAATAGCACTTCTATGAAGATTTTTTTACTAGGTTTTATATTTCTTCTTACTTTAAATAGTGTGTTTTCACAAACAGTATCTGGTTCAATCTATGTTGAAGGAGATAAAATAGTGACAAACCATCCTGAAGGAAAAGTTTATCTAAGAATTAAAGCATCGGCTGCAGTTACACACATGAAAATCTCTCGTGATGAGAGTTTTAGAGGAGTTGTGTGGGAGAGGGTGAATTGGGAAAAACCTGATTTCCCAATAATAAGAAGAGGAGAAGGCGATGGTCTTAAAACCATCTATGCAGTATTTAAAAATGAAGATACTGGAGACGTTTCTGAAGTTGCCTCTTTAATGGTTGAGTTGGATAGAACTCCACCTCAAAATCCAGAAATTCTAATCAATGGAGGTCTTCCATACACGAATAATAAATCTCGAATGGTGACTCTATTCTTGGCTGCTGATGAGGCAGAGAAGATGAGAGTATCTAATAGACCCGATTTTCATGGTATAGATTGGAGACCTTACACTCAAAGGATTGATAAATACAAATTATTGGGTCTTGATGGTGAAAAAGAAATTTTTGCTCAGTTTAAGGATGCGGCAGGAAACTCTACGGAAATTGTAAGTGCCAAAATCACTATAGATATTACACCTCCGGTAAATTGTAAAATGAAAATTAATGAGGGTCAGAAGTATATCAAAGACTCTGTCGTAACATTAAATTTTTATGCAGAAGGAGCCTCTCATATACAAATTAGAGGTGGAGATGGATGGATCGATTATGCTGAACAAGTAAAATGGACCTTGCCTCCAGGTGAAGGTGAAAAAGTAGTTTATGCTCGTTTTAGAGACGAAGTTGGTAACTACTCTAAAATAGTATCAGGTCGTGTGATTGTGGATACCACTCCTCCTGATTTAGGTCGTGTAATTATTGATGATGGTAGAAAATTCATCGATAGCCATGCGCAACATAAACTTCAATTAATAGTAAGAGGTGCAACTCACATGAAGATTTCTAATAATGAGTCTTTAAGTGATGCACAATGGATTCCTTATTCTCCAGTGGTTCCTGTTTGGAACTTCCCAATCGGAGATGGTAAGAAAACGGTCTATGTGAAGTTTAAAGATCAATCGGATAACGAATCTGAAGTCTATAGTTCTTCAGTAATGTTGGACGCCACTCCTCCACAAAATCCAAAAGTTGATATTGTAGCTGAAGGTATCGTTCAAGATACAGCCAATAATGTGAAGCTATTGAAGGATGATAAGCAAATTGTAGATCTTAAAATTAAAGCAGATGATGCTCGTTTTATGATGATTGCGAATCAGAAAAGTTTCTATGGTGCACGTTGGATGGTATATAAAGAAGAAGTAAAAGATTGGAAACTTCAAGCTGGTGCAGACGGTTTAAGGAGTGTCTTTGTGAAATTTATGGATAGAGCAAAGAATGTTTCAGAACCAGCTTTTGATAGAGTTTTAATTGATACTGAGCCTCCTGTTGGTGGTAAAATTACGATTAATAATAACGCTGAATATAGTATTGATAAAGAGCATAAAGTGCAGTTGAAATTATTCGCAAGAAAAGCTGATTTCATGCAGGTAAGTAATGATCCTACTTTTATGGGTATCGAATGGGAACCTTACAATACTATTAAAAAATGGACTTTAGATGGTGGAGACGGTGTGAAAACTGTTTTCGTAAGATATAGAGACTTAGCAGGTAACGTTTCAGAACCTGTTTCTGATAATATCAAATTAGATACTAAACCTCCATTTAACTGTTCTATTTTAGTAAAGAATCACAAAGAAGGTGTAGTTAACCATCCAGATGCTATCGCTTTAATTAGAGTAAACGCAGAGGATGCCATTAAAATGCAAATAAGTAACCACCCTAATTTTGAAAAGATTAGATGGACGGGTTACTCAGAATATAATATTCCTTGGAGACTCCCAGGTGAAGATGGCGTGAAAGAAATATATACACGCTTTATGGATGAAGCTGGTAATATTACTGACACTTACTCAGTGAATGTAACTTTGGATAGGACTCCTCCTGTAAAAGGTAGTGTTGAAATTGCTGAGGCAAAAGACAAGTTAACCAATTTAACTGATGTAAACTTGGTGATAAGTGCCGAAGGTGCTCATCAAATGAAGTTATCTTCTAGATCTGATTTTAAAGATGCAGAGTGGCAGAAATATTCGACCTCTAAGAAATGGAAATTCCCTTCTGGAGATGGGCTTAAATTCGTTTACGTGATCTTTAAAGATGAAGTGGGTAACCTTTCAAGACCAGCATATGCATCGGTAGGTGTAGATACAGACGCTCCAAGAGAAGGAAGTATCTTAGTTGCCAATGGTGAGAAATATTGTACTGATCCTGATGCGGTAGTTCGATTGAAACTAAATGCAAGAGGAGCGACAAAAATGATGATTTCTAACGATAAAGATTTTACTGATGCCAAATGGGAGAAGTTTAAATATTATATCTATAATCATTATTTAGAAGCTGCTGAAGATGGAGAAAAGACCGTTTATGCTAAATTTAAAGATGATGCAGAAAACGTTACTGACGCTGTTTCTTCAAGCATTATTTTGGATAGACAAGAGCCTGTTAATGAGAAATTGATTATTAATAATGGTGAAGAATATACCAATGAGAAATCTGGTCGAGTTGCATTAGAGATTTATGCTGAGGACGCAAAAGAGATGAAAGTCTCTAATGATAGATACTTCAAGCAAAATATTAAATGGGAGCCATATGCAACATCTAAAGATTGGT includes the following:
- a CDS encoding glutamine synthetase III family protein, which codes for MARQRFDALRLVEERKPVKITPPSDKVSDYYGENTFSMAVMQEQLSSDIYNKLQNAIHKSEQIDENVADAVATSLKAWALSKGVTHYTHWFQPLTGSTAEKHDAFFELHKDGHAIERFKGSALVRQEPDASSFPSGGLRQTFEARGYTAWDPTSPAFIIESGDGKTLCIPTVFVSYTGESLDNKAPLLKALERVDKAATSVCQIFDRSIEKVQASLGCEQEFFLIDRALADARPDILLTGRTLFGRTPPKGQQLDDHYFGSIPSRVTRFLQELEIEAYKLGIPIKTRHNEVAPSQFEVAPIFEEVNVANDHNVLLMDLMKKVSSRHNFRVLFHEKPFQGMNGSGKHNNWSLITDKGKNLLQPSTKAKENLIFITFFINILKAVYDHSDLLRASIASASNDYRLGANEAPPAIISAFIGTQLFDILTELEHNGDIKVKKGDNIYMKLGISKIPPILLDNTDRNRTSPFAFTGNKFEFRAVGSNANNARPMTVLNTAVANQLDLFKREVDKLMEQDEKKEVAIIDILRSYIPSVKKVIFEGNGYGDEWVKEAKKRKLSNNKDTPRALSVLKETSTARLFKRMRIMSQAELDARHEIRLSNYIMKMQIESRVMADLALNHIAPTAIRYQNMLIENVKGLKDIGLESQTEETMITIKNVSNHLVSVKKLAHEMTQERKRINAMENVEEKALAYCDDIKEKYFEELRWHVDKLETMIDDEMWPLPKYRELLFLR